A part of Aegilops tauschii subsp. strangulata cultivar AL8/78 chromosome 2, Aet v6.0, whole genome shotgun sequence genomic DNA contains:
- the LOC141040758 gene encoding probable pectinesterase 66, giving the protein MECHGTVSLVVLVLVLLRWPASSSAWAPVSRTITVDSEGRGDFRSIQSAVNLVPDGNREWVRIHVRAGRYREKVTIPKEKGYILLEGEGHLSTEIYFDDHAHGSTDGLMCRGTDAMQTYETATFSVYANDFVACDIAFTNTHNGVNKSHVTQALAALVDGDRIAFHHCAFNGFEDTLCDNTDRHYFRECFIKGGVDFIFGYARSIYDGCTLVSNIPPRYGRRRAGWVTAHARRHAGDPGGFVFKGGELRGTGRQYLGRAWNKYATVVYYHVNMSSVVVPKGWAPWYAGNDTNNVLFAEVGCTGPGSDMAGRVPWEKHLSKAEVKKFVDMSFIDDGWPLVEKSPLVPVRNSL; this is encoded by the exons ATGGAGTGCCACGGTACTGTTAGTTTGGTCGTGCTCGTGCTCGTGCTGCTCCGGTGGCCGGCGTCGAGCTCTGCGTGGGCGCCGGTGTCGAGGACCATCACCGTGGACAGTGAAGGGCGAGGGGATTTCAGGAGCATTCAGTCGGCGGTGAACCTCGTCCCGGACGGCAACCGCGAGTGGGTCAGGATCCACGTCCGGGCAGGGCGGTACAG GGAGAAGGTGACCATCCCAAAGGAGAAAGGCTACATCTTGCTCGAAGGGGAGGGCCACTTGAGCACGGAGATCTACTTCGACGACCACGCCCACGGCAGCACCGACGGCCTGATGTGCCGCGGCACCGACGCGATGCAGACATATGAGACCGCCACCTTCAGTGTCTACGCCAACGACTTCGTTGCCTGTGACATCGCCTTCACCAACACGCACAACGGCGTCAACAAGAGCCACGTCACCCAAGCGCTCGCGGCGCTGGTCGACGGTGACCGGATCGCCTTCCACCACTGTGCCTTCAACGGCTTCGAGGACACGCTCTGCGACAACACTGACCGGCACTACTTCCGTGAGTGCTTCATCAAGGGCGGCGTGGACTTCATCTTCGGCTACGCCCGGTCCATCTACGACGGCTGCACCCTCGTGTCCAACATACCCCCGCGGTACGGCCGCCGTCGTGCTGGGTGGGTGACGGCGCACGCTAGGCGCCACGCCGGCGACCCCGGCGGTTTTGTGTTCAAGGGCGGGGAGCTCCGAGGCACCGGGCGCCAGTATCTCGGACGCGCGTGGAACAAGTACGCCACCGTCGTCTACTACCACGTGAACATGTCCAGTGTCGTCGTCCCGAAGGGGTGGGCTCCGTGGTACGCTGGCAATGATACTAACAATGTCCTGTTCGCAGAGGTTGGGTGCACCGGCCCCGGGTCAGACATGGCCGGAAGAGTGCCATGGGAGAAACATCTCAGCAAGGCAGAGGTGAAGAAGTTTGTGGACATGAGCTTCATCGATGACGGCtggccactagtagaaaaaagccctttagtcccggttcgcaacagtctttag